A window from Cellvibrio zantedeschiae encodes these proteins:
- a CDS encoding copper resistance system multicopper oxidase, whose product MTNHLKDLAAAEESRAVTTNAQMTRRHFVLGTSSLVALSALPLSALSVADAPAVSSATPPILTGTEFDLHIGYQTVNFTGRERIATTVNNSYPAPILRWKEGDDIRIRVTNHLKHESSIHWHGIILPSAMDGVPGLSFEGIKPGETFEYNFKVQQYGTYWYHSHSGYQEGTGLAGSIIIDPKEPAPFAYDRDMVVMLSDWSDEAPERIYAKLKKMNEYYNFRERTLGDTWRDIKEKGLAKTWQDRSMWARMRMSDRDISDVTGYTYTYLMNGVTPAQGWMGLFKPGEKLRLRIINGSAMSIFDVRIPGLKMTVVAADGQYIQPLVVDEFRIGTAEVYDVIIEPDATQAYTLFAQTNDRTGFARGTITADTAFKALIPAMDPAPILGHQEMGMGMNHSGHDMGAMDHNATPGMNHSGHDMSQMAGMDHSGHDMGKMEGMDHSAHDMNKMEGMDHSSHDMGNMEGMDHSGHNMTKAAKADRPGKTTNLAKAGFGSNFGDDGKIVHPASEYGPHVDNHAQMPQSGLADPGIGLREHAEQYGRKVLTYADIRGLHPTHDKREPSREIELHLTGNMHRYMWSMNGINFMDAAPLELTYGERVRIVLVNDTMMTHPIHLHGMWSELETGDPEYIPRKHTILVQPGSKVSYLVTADAKGRWAYHCHLMFHMPGMMREVRVIEEN is encoded by the coding sequence ATGACCAATCATCTGAAGGATCTGGCGGCGGCTGAAGAATCCCGCGCTGTAACCACTAACGCCCAAATGACCCGGCGGCACTTCGTGTTGGGCACCTCATCGCTGGTCGCACTGAGTGCATTGCCGCTCTCGGCGCTTTCGGTGGCCGATGCGCCCGCCGTAAGCTCGGCCACGCCACCGATACTCACGGGCACCGAGTTTGATCTTCACATCGGCTACCAAACTGTTAACTTCACTGGTCGGGAGCGTATCGCCACCACGGTGAACAACAGTTATCCCGCACCGATCTTGCGCTGGAAAGAAGGCGATGACATTCGCATTCGCGTCACCAATCACCTGAAGCATGAATCTTCCATTCACTGGCACGGCATCATCCTGCCCAGTGCAATGGATGGTGTGCCGGGCTTAAGTTTTGAAGGCATAAAGCCCGGTGAAACCTTTGAGTACAACTTCAAAGTACAGCAATACGGTACTTACTGGTACCACAGCCACTCGGGGTATCAGGAAGGCACTGGCCTTGCGGGCAGTATCATCATTGACCCTAAAGAGCCAGCACCTTTCGCCTATGATCGCGACATGGTGGTGATGTTATCCGATTGGAGCGATGAAGCCCCGGAGCGTATCTACGCGAAGCTCAAGAAAATGAATGAATACTACAACTTTCGCGAGCGAACGCTGGGTGATACCTGGAGGGATATCAAAGAAAAGGGATTGGCAAAAACCTGGCAAGACCGTTCTATGTGGGCGCGAATGCGCATGAGTGACCGGGATATTTCAGACGTAACCGGGTATACCTACACCTACTTGATGAACGGGGTTACGCCAGCACAAGGCTGGATGGGTTTATTCAAACCCGGCGAAAAATTGCGGTTGCGCATCATCAATGGCTCGGCCATGAGTATCTTTGATGTGCGCATTCCCGGCCTCAAGATGACCGTGGTTGCTGCGGATGGCCAATACATCCAGCCCCTGGTGGTCGATGAGTTTCGAATAGGTACCGCCGAAGTCTACGATGTGATCATCGAGCCGGATGCCACCCAGGCTTATACCTTGTTTGCCCAAACCAATGACCGCACCGGTTTTGCGCGCGGCACCATCACGGCAGATACCGCGTTCAAGGCACTGATACCTGCAATGGACCCAGCGCCCATCCTGGGACATCAGGAAATGGGCATGGGGATGAACCATAGTGGTCACGATATGGGAGCTATGGATCACAACGCCACGCCGGGTATGAACCACAGCGGTCACGATATGAGCCAAATGGCCGGTATGGATCATAGTGGCCATGACATGGGCAAGATGGAAGGTATGGATCACAGTGCCCATGACATGAACAAAATGGAAGGCATGGATCACAGTAGTCACGACATGGGCAACATGGAAGGCATGGACCATAGTGGTCACAACATGACGAAGGCGGCTAAGGCAGATAGGCCGGGCAAAACGACCAACCTCGCCAAAGCCGGTTTTGGTAGCAACTTTGGTGACGATGGCAAGATTGTTCACCCAGCCAGTGAATACGGACCCCACGTCGATAATCATGCGCAGATGCCGCAAAGCGGTTTGGCTGATCCTGGCATCGGCTTGCGTGAACATGCTGAACAATATGGCCGTAAAGTGCTCACCTACGCGGATATTCGCGGCTTGCATCCCACCCACGATAAGCGTGAACCCTCGCGCGAAATCGAGCTACACCTGACCGGCAACATGCACCGGTATATGTGGTCGATGAACGGCATTAATTTTATGGATGCCGCACCGCTAGAACTTACCTACGGTGAGCGGGTTCGTATCGTACTGGTCAACGACACCATGATGACCCATCCCATCCATTTGCATGGCATGTGGAGTGAGCTCGAAACCGGTGATCCTGAATACATCCCTCGCAAACATACCATCCTTGTCCAACCGGGTTCGAAGGTGAGTTATTTAGTCACCGCCGACGCCAAAGGACGCTGGGCCTATCACTGTCATCTGATGTTCCACATGCCCGGCATGATGCGTGAAGTCAGGGTCATTGAGGAGAACTGA
- a CDS encoding heavy metal translocating P-type ATPase, whose protein sequence is MTTLNFSSQDIAIQGMTCASCAGRVEKALKKLPGIQAATVNLATEKAHIQADATLAMAEVKKAIEDAGYALATQTTTLTIEGMTCASCVGRVEKALLRVPGVLTASVNLATETARVEALPTVDNKALITAVSVAGYEAVLSSAAVASVPASSIRITDDYAWKIAALLSLPLIIPMLASLIGVQVNLPGWVQWALATPVQFWLGARFYKAGWKALKAGTGNMDLLVALGTSAGYGLSVFQLASPHAGHVAPHYYFEASAVVITLVLLGKWLESRAKQQTASAIKALQALQPVVARVKQGDLDVEVPIASVKPGDVVVVKPGERVPVDGIILEGQTHMDESMITGESLPVSKNLHENVTGGAINGEGLILVETRAVGTETTLARIIRLVENAQAAKAPIQRLVDKVSAVFVPVVIALALATFLGWWWYNGDIQHAIINAVAVLVIACPCALGLATPTAIIAGTGVAAQHGILIKDAEALEIAHRINTVVFDKTGTLTLGKPVLTAQVPAQGNEEDFLSLSAAIQRGSEHPLAKAVMDAAHQRQLHIPTASSIKALPGRGLAASVNGRSLQLGNTRLMQELNVALGSLAAEADALESQGNTISWLAESGEKKQLLGLLAFGDEIKLEALSAVSGLHSQGINTVMITGDNAGSAHRVAGQLGIQQVFANVLPGDKAAAVERLKDDHRTVAMVGDGINDAPALAAADVGIAMATGSDVAMHTAGITLMRGNPALVADAIDISRRTYAKIQQNLFWAFIYNLVGIPLAAFGFLNPMLAGAAMAFSSVSVVSNALLLKRWKPAQRNDVCPL, encoded by the coding sequence ATGACTACGTTAAATTTCTCATCTCAGGACATCGCCATCCAGGGTATGACCTGCGCTTCCTGCGCCGGTCGCGTGGAAAAGGCGCTGAAAAAATTGCCAGGCATTCAAGCTGCCACCGTTAATCTGGCCACCGAAAAAGCCCACATCCAAGCCGATGCAACACTCGCCATGGCGGAGGTAAAAAAGGCCATTGAAGACGCGGGCTATGCATTGGCCACCCAAACGACCACTTTAACAATTGAAGGCATGACCTGCGCGTCGTGCGTGGGACGTGTTGAAAAAGCGCTGTTGCGTGTACCCGGTGTACTGACAGCAAGCGTTAATCTGGCGACGGAAACCGCGCGCGTGGAGGCCTTGCCAACGGTGGATAACAAAGCCTTGATAACCGCTGTTAGTGTCGCCGGTTATGAGGCGGTATTATCTTCCGCCGCCGTTGCATCCGTGCCAGCATCCAGTATTCGGATCACAGATGACTACGCCTGGAAAATCGCCGCCTTGCTGTCGTTGCCGCTCATTATTCCGATGCTGGCGTCACTGATCGGTGTACAGGTTAACCTGCCAGGCTGGGTCCAATGGGCACTCGCCACACCCGTACAATTCTGGTTGGGTGCACGCTTCTACAAAGCAGGATGGAAGGCGCTAAAAGCCGGTACCGGGAACATGGATCTACTGGTTGCATTGGGCACAAGCGCTGGCTACGGACTGAGTGTTTTCCAGCTCGCCTCACCGCACGCGGGCCACGTTGCACCGCATTATTATTTTGAAGCCTCGGCAGTGGTTATCACCTTGGTATTGCTGGGCAAGTGGTTAGAAAGCCGGGCCAAACAACAAACCGCCTCGGCAATCAAAGCACTGCAAGCGTTGCAACCTGTTGTTGCTCGGGTAAAACAAGGCGATCTGGATGTAGAAGTTCCCATCGCTTCGGTAAAACCGGGTGATGTGGTTGTGGTTAAACCCGGTGAACGCGTACCGGTAGACGGCATTATCCTGGAAGGCCAAACTCACATGGACGAGTCCATGATTACCGGTGAGAGTCTGCCGGTCTCCAAAAACCTCCACGAAAACGTCACCGGTGGGGCGATCAATGGCGAGGGATTAATCCTGGTTGAGACCCGGGCAGTCGGTACAGAAACGACGCTCGCGCGGATTATACGACTGGTGGAAAACGCACAAGCCGCCAAGGCGCCGATCCAGCGTTTAGTGGATAAAGTGAGCGCCGTATTTGTGCCGGTGGTCATTGCCCTGGCATTGGCGACATTCCTTGGCTGGTGGTGGTACAACGGGGATATTCAGCACGCCATTATCAATGCGGTGGCCGTGCTGGTGATTGCGTGCCCCTGTGCCTTAGGGCTTGCAACACCGACCGCCATCATTGCCGGTACCGGTGTTGCAGCGCAGCATGGCATTTTGATCAAAGATGCTGAAGCCCTCGAAATTGCCCACCGTATTAACACGGTCGTGTTCGACAAAACTGGAACTCTGACGCTCGGCAAACCGGTCTTGACGGCCCAGGTTCCGGCGCAGGGTAATGAAGAGGATTTTCTAAGTCTCAGCGCCGCTATCCAACGCGGCAGCGAACATCCGCTGGCGAAAGCAGTGATGGATGCCGCTCATCAACGCCAACTTCACATTCCCACCGCATCCAGCATAAAAGCGCTACCGGGGCGCGGATTGGCGGCGTCGGTAAATGGCCGCTCATTACAGTTAGGCAATACACGATTAATGCAGGAACTGAATGTTGCCTTGGGGAGTTTGGCTGCGGAGGCGGATGCGCTGGAATCTCAAGGCAACACCATTTCCTGGCTCGCCGAATCCGGTGAAAAAAAACAGCTCTTGGGGCTTCTTGCGTTCGGCGATGAGATAAAACTGGAAGCACTGTCTGCTGTGTCTGGCTTGCATAGCCAGGGTATCAACACCGTGATGATCACCGGTGATAACGCGGGCAGCGCTCATCGGGTAGCAGGTCAGTTAGGGATTCAACAAGTATTCGCCAATGTGTTGCCCGGTGATAAAGCTGCCGCTGTGGAGCGCCTAAAAGATGATCATCGGACTGTGGCGATGGTGGGTGATGGCATTAACGATGCGCCTGCATTGGCCGCCGCTGATGTTGGTATTGCGATGGCGACGGGTTCTGACGTCGCCATGCACACGGCGGGCATTACCTTGATGCGCGGTAATCCCGCCTTGGTTGCCGATGCGATTGATATTTCACGGCGCACCTACGCGAAAATCCAACAAAATTTATTTTGGGCCTTTATCTATAATCTGGTGGGTATTCCACTGGCAGCGTTTGGTTTTCTAAATCCCATGTTGGCGGGTGCTGCTATGGCATTTAGCAGTGTGAGTGTCGTGAGCAATGCGCTTTTATTAAAACGCTGGAAACCGGCGCAGCGCAATGATGTTTGTCCACTGTGA
- a CDS encoding copper resistance protein B, which translates to MKTLKYLLPLSLGLSAYATSVVAHEDDDPLLTRVMVNQLETRNTDGNDPAVLEGEAWIGHDLHKLWVKIDAERVGGMTEELETQVLFSRAIAPFWDVQAGVRHDSKSGPGRTWGVISLQGLAPYEFDVSTALFVGDEGRTAARIHAEYELLFTQRLILTPEVEVNVYGQNDTQTGTGSGLSDVTAGLRLRYEIRREFAPYVGVNWERTFGNTADFARAMNETTHDTQFVLGLRAWF; encoded by the coding sequence ATGAAAACATTGAAATATCTGTTACCGCTATCGCTGGGCTTGAGCGCGTATGCCACGTCGGTTGTCGCTCATGAGGATGATGATCCCTTACTTACGCGCGTCATGGTAAACCAGCTGGAAACCCGAAACACTGATGGCAACGATCCTGCGGTGCTGGAAGGTGAAGCCTGGATTGGGCATGACCTACATAAGCTTTGGGTAAAAATTGATGCTGAGCGCGTTGGCGGAATGACCGAGGAACTGGAAACCCAAGTGTTATTCAGTCGGGCGATAGCCCCGTTTTGGGACGTGCAGGCCGGTGTGCGCCACGACAGTAAATCTGGCCCTGGCCGAACCTGGGGAGTGATCAGTCTGCAAGGGCTTGCACCCTATGAGTTTGATGTCAGTACCGCGCTATTTGTCGGCGATGAGGGACGTACCGCTGCCCGGATTCATGCGGAATATGAACTGCTGTTTACCCAGCGACTGATATTGACGCCAGAAGTTGAGGTTAACGTCTACGGGCAAAACGACACACAAACCGGCACCGGATCAGGCTTATCCGATGTTACGGCAGGTCTGCGCTTACGTTATGAAATTCGTCGTGAATTTGCGCCTTACGTGGGTGTGAATTGGGAACGCACATTCGGCAATACCGCAGACTTCGCCCGTGCAATGAACGAAACCACTCACGACACACAATTCGTACTGGGCCTTCGTGCCTGGTTTTAA
- a CDS encoding four-helix bundle copper-binding protein — translation MSHVTIDSECIKNCSTCSETCFKTAMNHCLQMGGKHVEPDHFKLMLNCAKVCETSACLQLSGSHFSHHLCKVCAEICDACADSCERVGDMDECVAVCRKCAESCRKMAA, via the coding sequence ATGTCACACGTCACGATTGATTCCGAATGCATAAAAAATTGTTCAACCTGTAGTGAAACCTGTTTCAAAACGGCCATGAATCATTGCTTGCAAATGGGTGGAAAACACGTTGAGCCAGACCACTTCAAACTCATGCTGAACTGCGCCAAAGTGTGTGAAACCTCGGCCTGTTTGCAGTTAAGCGGCTCGCATTTTAGTCACCATCTCTGCAAAGTTTGTGCAGAAATTTGTGACGCTTGTGCGGACAGTTGTGAGCGCGTTGGCGACATGGATGAGTGCGTTGCAGTCTGCCGTAAGTGTGCAGAGAGCTGCCGCAAAATGGCGGCCTAG
- a CDS encoding DUF411 domain-containing protein — protein MQIAFFRIAAAALSAAALCFTTGVLAADKPQALATPTKPIALEVFKSPTCSCCEKWVTQLDNQGFQTHVQHPADLNQEKLKRKIAPRYQSCHTAVSVEGYIFEGHVPGPVIKRFLAEKPKGVIGLAVPGMPMGSPGMEMGDHFEPYDVLALTADGASRVYAHIASPKDQL, from the coding sequence ATGCAAATCGCCTTTTTTCGTATTGCAGCCGCTGCTTTAAGTGCGGCTGCCCTGTGTTTTACCACCGGCGTGCTGGCAGCTGATAAGCCACAGGCCTTAGCAACACCTACAAAACCTATCGCCCTGGAAGTCTTCAAAAGTCCTACCTGTTCTTGCTGTGAAAAATGGGTTACCCAATTGGACAACCAGGGATTTCAAACGCATGTTCAACATCCCGCCGACCTCAACCAGGAAAAGCTAAAACGCAAGATCGCGCCACGCTACCAATCCTGCCATACCGCTGTGTCTGTTGAAGGGTATATTTTTGAAGGCCATGTCCCTGGTCCCGTCATCAAGCGTTTTCTCGCCGAAAAACCTAAGGGCGTAATTGGCCTCGCGGTACCCGGTATGCCCATGGGTAGCCCTGGAATGGAAATGGGAGATCACTTTGAACCTTACGACGTGCTCGCCTTAACTGCTGATGGCGCGAGCCGTGTGTATGCGCATATCGCCAGCCCAAAAGATCAATTGTAG
- a CDS encoding copper resistance CopC family protein produces the protein MNTSIFFRATRWILMLTLLSVFSSQVFAHAHLASSVPEANSQVKMSPPNLVLTFEKPAMVMNLTLTDDKGKAIDFNFKASNDTKVTHQYKLPPFGNGLYTVNWTAMGTDGHNMKGAFTFSVGAEAKPAAQNHEGMKEHDHAGKDMDHSGHTK, from the coding sequence ATGAACACATCTATTTTTTTTCGCGCTACACGTTGGATTTTGATGCTGACATTACTCAGTGTTTTTTCAAGCCAGGTATTTGCTCACGCGCATTTGGCAAGCTCGGTGCCGGAGGCCAACTCCCAGGTGAAAATGTCACCACCCAACCTGGTACTGACCTTTGAGAAACCGGCGATGGTGATGAACCTGACCCTCACTGATGACAAAGGCAAGGCCATCGATTTCAACTTCAAAGCCTCGAATGACACTAAGGTGACACACCAATACAAACTACCGCCTTTTGGCAATGGTTTGTACACCGTTAATTGGACAGCGATGGGCACCGATGGGCACAACATGAAAGGTGCCTTTACCTTTTCGGTGGGGGCAGAAGCCAAACCGGCGGCGCAAAACCATGAGGGCATGAAAGAGCACGATCATGCGGGTAAAGACATGGATCACTCCGGGCACACCAAATAA
- a CDS encoding copper resistance D family protein yields the protein MDAGLWVIPTLVVRVLLYACVAGAMGGCLSSVLLTQHRELSLSIIRYTQGACVLGVVLTLASVSIQAGALAEAGMAGLFNASILSVLMRSAVGTAMMLQLAGFLLIGTSRLGLNRYAIPSNLLAVGGSLLVAASFAQTGHMAEKGLVGQIAVTLHVGAMGLWLGSLYPLWLAARSKDTEATSLAMTRFGEWAVFIVAALLICGITMATLMLGDWHKLFTTAYGKGLLVKFGLVTGLLALAAGNKWLTVPRLAEKGFTVRLAHTIVFEMLLGSAVLITTAIVILVIGSEA from the coding sequence ATGGATGCTGGACTCTGGGTCATTCCAACGCTGGTTGTCAGGGTATTGCTATATGCCTGTGTTGCCGGTGCCATGGGTGGATGCCTCTCTTCGGTGCTGCTGACGCAGCACCGGGAGTTATCCCTGTCCATCATCCGGTACACGCAAGGCGCCTGTGTTCTGGGTGTTGTTCTTACACTGGCAAGTGTGAGTATCCAGGCAGGCGCACTGGCTGAAGCCGGTATGGCGGGTTTGTTCAACGCCTCCATTCTGTCCGTGTTGATGAGGTCGGCCGTAGGCACCGCCATGATGTTGCAGTTAGCAGGCTTTTTGCTCATCGGAACAAGTCGGTTAGGTTTAAATCGTTATGCCATCCCGAGCAATCTCCTGGCGGTAGGCGGAAGCCTGTTGGTGGCAGCCTCGTTTGCACAAACCGGCCACATGGCTGAAAAAGGCCTTGTGGGGCAAATTGCTGTGACCTTGCACGTAGGAGCGATGGGGTTGTGGCTGGGTTCATTGTACCCGTTGTGGCTCGCCGCCAGATCCAAAGACACAGAGGCAACGTCGTTGGCGATGACCCGGTTCGGTGAATGGGCGGTGTTTATTGTGGCAGCGTTGCTGATCTGCGGTATCACCATGGCGACGCTAATGCTAGGCGACTGGCACAAGCTCTTTACTACCGCCTATGGCAAGGGGCTGTTGGTGAAATTTGGGTTAGTGACTGGCCTATTAGCGTTGGCCGCTGGCAACAAATGGCTAACCGTTCCACGGTTGGCGGAGAAAGGATTTACCGTGCGTCTGGCTCACACCATTGTGTTTGAAATGCTGCTGGGAAGCGCCGTCCTGATAACTACCGCGATAGTGATTTTGGTAATTGGTAGTGAAGCCTGA
- a CDS encoding heavy-metal-associated domain-containing protein — MTIFTVKGMSCGHCVKTITHAIKTLDPAASVAIDLASGRVEIDSSKPESDLVAAINALDYLVIPA, encoded by the coding sequence ATGACAATATTTACAGTAAAAGGCATGAGCTGCGGCCACTGTGTTAAAACCATTACCCATGCAATTAAAACCCTTGATCCGGCAGCGTCCGTGGCTATCGATTTGGCGAGCGGACGGGTCGAGATTGACAGCAGCAAACCCGAGAGTGACTTGGTGGCGGCTATCAATGCGCTGGATTACTTGGTCATACCTGCTTAA
- a CDS encoding efflux RND transporter permease subunit, which yields MIARLICWSVGNRLLILLGTLFIAGWGIWTIKTTPIDALPDLSDVQVIVRTTFPGQAPQLVENQVTYPLASKMLSVPGAKTVRGYSMFGDSYVYILFDDGTDVYWARSRVLEYLSQIQSQLPANAKPSLGPDATGVGWIFQYALIDRTGKHDLSQLRALQDWFMRFELAPLPNVAEVAAIGGMVKQYQVVVDPVKLASLKLTHQEVIAALGQANQETGGGVMELGEAEFMVRATGYLKTLNDFKAVVIKLVDGVPITVGDVAFVQVGPEMRRGVTELDGEGEVAGGVVVMRSSGNARETIAAVKLKLEQLKASLPPGVEVITTYDRSQLIDRAVENLSHKLIEEFLVVGLVCGLFLWHLRSSLVAIISLPLGMLVAFIVMHYQGVNANIMSLGGIAIAIGAMVDAAIVMIENAHKHIEAWEHQHPNETLHGEMRWQVITEAAVEVGPALFFSLLIITLSFIPVFTLEAQEGRLFGPLAFTKTYAMAAAAALSITLIPVLMGYWIRGKIPHEKNNPVSRWLINFYQPLLANVLRNPKRTLVLASFLLLTTAWPISQLGGEFLPQLDEGDVLYMPSALPGLTAQNASKLLQQTDRLIKTVPEVARVFGKAGRSNSATDPAPLEMFETTVQFKPRDQWRAGMTVEKLMAELDAKVKVPGLANIWIPPIRNRIDMLATGIKSPIGVKVAGNNLMEIDQVAQQIAQTAKTIDGVSSAIAEQLNGGRYVDIQLDRAALARYGLSIAQAQSVVSSLIGGDNIGEVVDGRARFPINVRYPREWRDSLEKLRNLPIITPLGSQITLGTVAAIAINDGPTILKSENARPTGWVYIDVHGRDLASTVASLREAVSSQVKLPAGVSLNYSGQFEFMERANARLQWVVPATLAIIFLLLYLAFKRFDEALLIMVTLPFALTGGVWLLYFMGYNLSVATGVGFIALAGVSAEFGVIMLLYLKQAWQRRVDAGNTDAIALTEAIVEGAAQRIRPKMMTVTVIIAGLLPVFLGSGTGSEVMSRIAAPMVGGMVTAPLLSLFVIPAVFLLRRRREQQ from the coding sequence ATGATTGCGCGCCTTATTTGTTGGTCGGTCGGCAACCGTTTATTGATTTTGCTGGGAACACTTTTCATTGCTGGCTGGGGTATTTGGACCATCAAAACCACGCCCATTGATGCCTTGCCGGACCTATCCGATGTGCAGGTAATCGTGCGCACAACCTTTCCCGGTCAAGCGCCTCAGTTGGTTGAAAACCAGGTGACTTATCCGCTCGCCAGTAAAATGTTGTCGGTACCTGGCGCTAAAACCGTTCGTGGCTATTCCATGTTTGGCGATAGTTATGTGTACATCTTGTTTGATGATGGAACTGATGTGTACTGGGCGCGCTCGCGTGTGCTGGAATATTTAAGCCAAATCCAATCACAGTTACCGGCCAATGCAAAACCGTCGTTAGGACCCGATGCCACAGGTGTGGGCTGGATTTTCCAATACGCGTTGATCGATAGAACCGGAAAGCACGATCTTTCCCAACTGCGTGCGTTACAAGATTGGTTTATGCGCTTTGAGCTTGCCCCGCTGCCCAATGTGGCCGAAGTAGCGGCCATTGGCGGCATGGTCAAACAATACCAGGTGGTGGTAGATCCGGTAAAACTGGCCAGCTTAAAGCTCACTCATCAAGAGGTCATCGCTGCACTTGGCCAGGCGAATCAGGAAACCGGTGGTGGTGTGATGGAGCTGGGCGAAGCCGAATTTATGGTGCGCGCAACTGGCTATCTTAAAACCCTCAATGATTTTAAAGCCGTGGTCATCAAATTGGTCGATGGCGTACCCATCACCGTGGGCGATGTTGCTTTCGTGCAAGTCGGCCCGGAGATGCGGCGCGGTGTGACCGAACTTGACGGTGAAGGTGAAGTTGCCGGTGGTGTCGTCGTCATGCGTTCCAGTGGCAATGCCCGCGAAACCATTGCTGCTGTAAAGTTGAAACTCGAACAACTAAAAGCTAGTTTGCCACCTGGAGTCGAGGTAATTACCACCTATGATCGCAGCCAATTAATTGACCGAGCTGTGGAAAATTTAAGCCATAAACTTATTGAAGAATTTTTGGTGGTGGGCTTGGTGTGCGGCCTTTTTCTGTGGCATTTGCGTTCATCATTGGTCGCGATTATTTCGCTGCCGCTGGGAATGCTGGTGGCGTTTATCGTGATGCATTACCAAGGAGTTAATGCAAACATCATGTCGCTTGGCGGCATCGCGATTGCCATTGGCGCTATGGTCGATGCTGCGATTGTGATGATTGAAAATGCGCACAAACATATTGAAGCCTGGGAGCACCAACATCCTAACGAAACACTTCACGGTGAAATGCGTTGGCAAGTCATCACAGAAGCTGCGGTAGAAGTTGGACCCGCGCTGTTTTTTTCGCTGTTAATTATTACGCTATCGTTTATTCCGGTGTTCACGTTGGAAGCACAGGAAGGTCGTTTATTTGGGCCATTAGCATTCACCAAAACCTATGCAATGGCTGCTGCCGCTGCATTGTCCATCACATTAATTCCTGTGTTAATGGGTTATTGGATTCGTGGAAAAATTCCGCACGAAAAAAATAATCCTGTGAGCCGGTGGTTAATCAATTTTTATCAGCCATTACTCGCAAACGTTCTTCGTAACCCAAAACGTACTCTCGTTCTCGCAAGTTTTTTATTACTCACTACCGCTTGGCCGATCAGTCAATTGGGCGGCGAATTTTTACCCCAGTTGGATGAAGGGGATGTGTTGTATATGCCGAGCGCGTTACCAGGATTAACCGCGCAAAATGCCAGCAAACTTTTACAGCAAACAGATCGGTTAATTAAAACTGTACCGGAGGTTGCACGTGTATTTGGTAAGGCTGGACGCAGTAACAGTGCAACCGATCCCGCACCGTTAGAGATGTTTGAAACAACCGTGCAATTCAAACCGCGCGATCAGTGGCGTGCCGGTATGACGGTTGAAAAATTGATGGCCGAGCTGGATGCAAAAGTAAAAGTACCGGGGCTCGCGAATATTTGGATTCCTCCTATCCGTAATCGCATCGACATGTTGGCCACCGGAATTAAAAGCCCCATCGGTGTAAAAGTGGCTGGCAACAATCTCATGGAGATAGATCAGGTTGCGCAACAGATTGCGCAAACGGCCAAGACAATTGATGGTGTTTCTTCCGCGATTGCCGAGCAATTAAACGGTGGGCGCTATGTTGATATTCAATTGGATCGCGCGGCCTTAGCACGTTATGGATTAAGTATTGCGCAAGCACAATCGGTGGTGAGCAGTTTGATTGGTGGCGACAATATCGGTGAAGTTGTCGATGGCCGCGCGCGCTTTCCCATCAATGTGCGGTACCCGCGTGAATGGCGCGACAGCCTCGAAAAATTGCGCAATTTACCCATCATCACGCCCCTGGGCAGTCAAATTACCTTGGGCACTGTTGCCGCCATTGCGATCAACGATGGGCCGACCATACTCAAAAGCGAAAACGCACGGCCCACGGGCTGGGTGTACATCGACGTGCACGGTCGCGACCTCGCATCCACAGTGGCATCGCTTCGCGAAGCGGTCTCCAGCCAAGTAAAACTACCTGCGGGTGTGAGCCTGAATTACTCGGGGCAATTTGAATTTATGGAACGCGCCAATGCCCGTTTGCAGTGGGTCGTACCGGCAACACTTGCCATTATTTTTTTGCTCTTGTATCTCGCCTTCAAACGTTTCGATGAAGCTCTACTGATTATGGTTACTTTGCCCTTTGCGCTAACGGGCGGGGTTTGGTTGCTGTATTTCATGGGGTACAACTTATCCGTTGCCACCGGGGTTGGTTTCATTGCGCTTGCAGGAGTATCGGCTGAATTTGGAGTGATTATGTTGCTATACCTCAAGCAGGCATGGCAACGGCGAGTGGACGCGGGGAATACGGATGCGATTGCGCTAACCGAGGCGATTGTAGAAGGTGCAGCTCAGCGCATTCGGCCTAAAATGATGACCGTCACCGTCATTATTGCCGGGCTGTTACCTGTTTTTCTGGGCAGCGGTACCGGCTCTGAGGTAATGAGCCGCATCGCGGCTCCGATGGTGGGTGGCATGGTCACCGCACCCTTGTTGTCATTGTTTGTGATTCCTGCCGTGTTTCTATTACGACGCAGACGCGAACAACAGTAA